From Myxocyprinus asiaticus isolate MX2 ecotype Aquarium Trade chromosome 25, UBuf_Myxa_2, whole genome shotgun sequence, one genomic window encodes:
- the LOC127415740 gene encoding transmembrane protein 165-like encodes MPLRAGERHGGRRFICFLILNVALLSAGVFATQEENKVIKEEQPVQLQKATTGHAPDPAVSVDEPNKGNLGFIHAFVAAISVIIVSELGDKTFFIAAIMAMRYNRFTILVGAMLALGLMTCLSVLFGYATTIIPRLYTYYISTVLFAIFGLRMLREGLRMSPDEGQEELEEVQAEIKKKDEELQRYKMANGAPDVEAGTAATMLPQRKWHSVISPIFVQALTLTFLAEWGDRSQLATIVLAAREDPFGVAVGGTLGHCLCTGLAVIGGRMVAQKISVRTVTIIGGIVFLAFAFSALFIKPDSGF; translated from the exons ATGCCTCTCCGCGCCGGTGAGCGGCATGGCGGGCGCAGATTTATATGCTTCCTGATTTTGAACGTCGCGTTGTTGTCAGCCGGAGTTTTTGCAACTCAAGAGGAGAATAAAGTCATTAAAGAGGAACAGCCTGTGCAG CTCCAGAAGGCCACCACCGGTCATGCACCTGACCCAGCAGTTAGTGTCGATGAGCCCAATAAAGGAAACCTGGGCTTTATTCATGCCTTTGTGGCAGCCATTTCAGTCATCATTGTCTCTGAACTGGGAGACAAGACGTTCTTCATCGCGGCGATCATGGCTATGCGCTACAATCGCTTCACTATTTTGGTGGGTGCCATGTTGGCTCTGGGACTCATGACGTGTTTGTCAG TCCTGTTTGGCTATGCCACTACCATTATTCCACGGCTCTACACCTACTACATATCGACAGTGCTTTTCGCCATCTTTGGCTTGAGAATGCTGAGGGAGGGACTGAGGATGAGTCCTGATGAAGGGCAGGAGGAGCTGGAGGAGGTCCAGGCAGAGATAAAGAAAAAAGATGAGGAG ctGCAACGCTATAAAATGGCAAATGGAGCGCCTGATGTGGAGGCAGGGACAGCAGCGACCATGTTGCCCCAGAGGAAGTGGCACAGCGTGATCTCACCCATTTTCGTTCAGGCACTCACCCTCACCTTCCTCGCTGAGTGGGGCGACCGCTCTCAGCTTGCCACCATTGTACTGGCTGCGAGAGAG GATCCATTTGGAGTAGCAGTTGGTGGAACTTTGGGACACTGCCTGTGCACAGGACTGGCTGTTATTGGTGGAAGGATGGTGGCTCAGAAGATATCCGTCAGAACTG TTACAATTATCGGTGGAATCGTATTCCTCGCCTTTGCGTTCTCCGCCCTCTTTATCAAGCCTGATTCTGGATTCTGA